Proteins encoded by one window of Agelaius phoeniceus isolate bAgePho1 chromosome 5, bAgePho1.hap1, whole genome shotgun sequence:
- the ARL1 gene encoding ADP-ribosylation factor-like protein 1 isoform X3 yields MPTALRPGPARGPVPGQPALQEAALGLPCDGDSSEQPQEGVLGGFFSTIFSSLFGTREMRILILGLDGAGKTTILYRLQVGEVVTTIPTIGFNVETVTYKNLKFQVWDLGGQTSIRPYWRCYYSNTDAVIYVVDSCDRDRIGTSKSELVAMLEEEELKKAILVVFANKQDMEQAMTPTEMANALGLPALKDRKWQIFKTSATKGTGLDEAMEWLVEALKSRQ; encoded by the exons ATGCCCACCGCCCTCAGGCCGGGCCCTGCCCGCGGGCCGGTCCCCGGGCAGCCGGCCCTGCAGGAGGCCGCGCTGGGGCTGCCTTGCGATGGGGACTCGTCCGAGCAGCCGCAGGAGGGAGTGCTCG GGGGCTTCTTCTCCACCATCTTTTCCAGTTTGTTTGGAACTCGAGAGATGAGGATTCTCATCCTGGGGCTGGATGGAGCAGGAAAAACAACCATTCTCTACAGGTTACAGGTTGGAGAAGTTGTTACCACCATTCCAA CTATTGGCTTCAATGTTGAGACGGTGACCTACAAGAATCTGAAATTCCAAGTCTGGGACTTAGGAGGACAGACAAGCATAAG GCCCTACTGGCGGTGTTACTATTCAAACACAGACGCTGTCATTTATGTAGTGGACAGCTGTGATCGAGACAGAATTGGCACTTCAAAATCAGAGCTTGTTGCTATGTTAGAG gAAGAAGAACTGAAGAAAGCCATTTTGGTGGTGTTTGCAAATAAACAGGACATGGAACAGGCCATGACTCCCACAGAAATGGCAAATGCCCTTGGCTTACCAGCTTTGAAGGACCGAAAATGGCAGATATTCAAAACCTCTGCAACTAAAGGCACAGGGCTTGATGAAGCAATGGAATG GTTGGTGGAGGCCTTGAAGAGCAGGCAGTGA
- the ARL1 gene encoding ADP-ribosylation factor-like protein 1 isoform X1 gives MGTRPSSRRRECSVISSGGFFSTIFSSLFGTREMRILILGLDGAGKTTILYRLQVGEVVTTIPTIGFNVETVTYKNLKFQVWDLGGQTSIRPYWRCYYSNTDAVIYVVDSCDRDRIGTSKSELVAMLEEEELKKAILVVFANKQDMEQAMTPTEMANALGLPALKDRKWQIFKTSATKGTGLDEAMEWLVEALKSRQ, from the exons ATGGGGACTCGTCCGAGCAGCCGCAGGAGGGAGTGCTCGGTCATATCCTCAG GGGGCTTCTTCTCCACCATCTTTTCCAGTTTGTTTGGAACTCGAGAGATGAGGATTCTCATCCTGGGGCTGGATGGAGCAGGAAAAACAACCATTCTCTACAGGTTACAGGTTGGAGAAGTTGTTACCACCATTCCAA CTATTGGCTTCAATGTTGAGACGGTGACCTACAAGAATCTGAAATTCCAAGTCTGGGACTTAGGAGGACAGACAAGCATAAG GCCCTACTGGCGGTGTTACTATTCAAACACAGACGCTGTCATTTATGTAGTGGACAGCTGTGATCGAGACAGAATTGGCACTTCAAAATCAGAGCTTGTTGCTATGTTAGAG gAAGAAGAACTGAAGAAAGCCATTTTGGTGGTGTTTGCAAATAAACAGGACATGGAACAGGCCATGACTCCCACAGAAATGGCAAATGCCCTTGGCTTACCAGCTTTGAAGGACCGAAAATGGCAGATATTCAAAACCTCTGCAACTAAAGGCACAGGGCTTGATGAAGCAATGGAATG GTTGGTGGAGGCCTTGAAGAGCAGGCAGTGA
- the ARL1 gene encoding ADP-ribosylation factor-like protein 1 isoform X2 encodes MGGFFSTIFSSLFGTREMRILILGLDGAGKTTILYRLQVGEVVTTIPTIGFNVETVTYKNLKFQVWDLGGQTSIRPYWRCYYSNTDAVIYVVDSCDRDRIGTSKSELVAMLEEEELKKAILVVFANKQDMEQAMTPTEMANALGLPALKDRKWQIFKTSATKGTGLDEAMEWLVEALKSRQ; translated from the exons ATGG GGGGCTTCTTCTCCACCATCTTTTCCAGTTTGTTTGGAACTCGAGAGATGAGGATTCTCATCCTGGGGCTGGATGGAGCAGGAAAAACAACCATTCTCTACAGGTTACAGGTTGGAGAAGTTGTTACCACCATTCCAA CTATTGGCTTCAATGTTGAGACGGTGACCTACAAGAATCTGAAATTCCAAGTCTGGGACTTAGGAGGACAGACAAGCATAAG GCCCTACTGGCGGTGTTACTATTCAAACACAGACGCTGTCATTTATGTAGTGGACAGCTGTGATCGAGACAGAATTGGCACTTCAAAATCAGAGCTTGTTGCTATGTTAGAG gAAGAAGAACTGAAGAAAGCCATTTTGGTGGTGTTTGCAAATAAACAGGACATGGAACAGGCCATGACTCCCACAGAAATGGCAAATGCCCTTGGCTTACCAGCTTTGAAGGACCGAAAATGGCAGATATTCAAAACCTCTGCAACTAAAGGCACAGGGCTTGATGAAGCAATGGAATG GTTGGTGGAGGCCTTGAAGAGCAGGCAGTGA